The DNA sequence AATTTAGTTCCGTCAATGACTGAACCGCCACCAACTGCTAAAAGGTAAGTGATGTTTTTTTCTTTGATTACTTTTAAAGCCTCCAATAAAACACTGTATTCTGGGTTTGCGGGAATTCCACCGAATTCTACGACTTCATATCCTGAAAGTGCTTTTTTCACTTGATCATAAACTCCATTTTTCATAATACTTCCTCCGCCGTAAAGCATCAGTATTTTTGAATTTGCTGGAATTTCTGTTGGAAGATTTTCAATTTGTCCTTTACCAAACAATATTTTTGTTGGATTTCTGTATTTAAAATTGTTCATATTATGTATTTTAATGTTTATATTTTTACGATCATTTTTCCTTTATTCTTACCTTCGAAAAGGTCGATAAAAGCTTGTGGAATATTTTCAAAACCTTCCACGATGGTTTCTGAATAAGTGAGTTTTCCTTCGGATAGCCATTGCGATAAATGCTTCATTCCTTCCGGAAACTTCTCTGCATAATTCCCTACGATGAAACCTTGCATCAAAGCACTTTTTCGAATTAAAAAATGTTCAACTCTTGGTCCTTGCGGAACTGAAGTATCATTATAAGCGGAAATTGCTCCACACACGATAATTCTTCCTAATCTGTTGATGTTCGCATGAACACTGTCGGAAATGGTTCCACCAACATTGTCAAAATAAACATCGACTCCATCGGGACAAACTTCTGCAATGGCTGTGGTCATGTCACTCGTTGTTTTATAATTGATGGCTTCATCAAAACCGAATTTTGATTTCAGCATTTCTACTTTTTCATCCGTTCCAGCGATTCCGATAACGCGACAACCTAATATTTTTCCGATTTGACCAACGATGCTTCCGACTGCTCCGGCGGCTCCGGAAACAACAAGGGTTTCTCCTTTTTGCGGCTTTCCAATTTCTGTCAGTCCGAAATAAGCGGTTAATCCGGTCATTCCCAAAACACCGAGATAGTTAGAAAGTGGCGCTATTTGATCATCTATTTTTAAAAGGTTTTCTCCAGTTGAAGTTTGAAATTCTTTCCAGTTCAACATTCCTGAAACAAAATCTCCAACTTTGAATTTTTCATTTTGAGATTCTGTCACTTCTGCAACAACTCCGGAACTTATTACTTTTTGTAGTTCAAAAGGCGGTACGTACGATTTTGCATCACTCATTCTTCCTCTTAAATACGGATCTACGGACACGAATTTTGTTTTTAAAATAACTTCACCCTCTTTTAGGACAGGCATTTCTTCCTCAACAAATTTAAAATCTGAAAGTTGAGGTTTCCCAACTGGACGACTGTTTAGTGTGATTGTTTTATTCATCTTTAAAGGTTTTTATTAAATTTAAATTACTCTTATCGCTAATGCTGGATTACTGAGGTTTATCATTTTTATTTAAAAAAGTATTCTGGAAAGCAACTTGCTTCGTTTTAATTAATGAACGTTCATTTTTTTAAAAGGTCAAAAAAGAGTTAAACTCTAATTGCATCCCAAGCCAACTGAAAAGTTTCGTTTTTTACTTTTTCATCTAAAGTGAAGATTTCTCTTTCCTGCATTTCCAGTAAAAAAGACAAAGGATAAACAGTAAATGAATACAAAATATAGTCCGAAATCGGTTTTATAATTCCCTCTTTTTTTCCTCTTTCCCATAAATCGAGTAATGGTTGCAGATTCTTTAAACCTTCAATTCTAATCGCTTCATCAATCATCGGACTGTTATCACATTGAGATAAAAAATTAGCTTCTTTGATTTGATTTAATTTATAGTTGGCGATATTAAACCAAATAAGTTCAAAACCAGTTTTCACAGACATCTCTTCATGATACCCTTCAAAAGCGCAGGCACTAAATGATTCCTTCACTTCTAAATAAAGGGTATTAATCAAATCCTGTTTATGTTCGAAATACAGATAAATCGTAGCCGGTGAAACGCCTGCCAGTTTTGCAATCTTAGACATTGGCGCATTATGAAACCCGTGGTTATTCACCAAAGTAAGTGTAGCATTCAGTAACGCACTTTTTTTGTCTGATATTTTTTCTTTTTTAGCCATTTCAAATTCTATTTTGCGAGCGAAGTAAATTTGTATGATTTCCAAGACAGCCAAATCAATACGAATTGAATCACCAATCTGAAATACGCCACCATATGACTTCCGATTACGGGCTGATCTTTCAAAGCATCTGCAATATGAAGTGGTAAGAAAATCACCATCAAACCAAAAATACCCAACATTCCATACTTGGTGTATTTTTGATTTAAAAATAAAGTAACAATCCCCAAAAGCAATTCAACCATCCCCGACAAATAAACGATTGCCAATGGAAACGGTAAGAATGATGGAACAATCGGAACATAGAATTCAGGGTTCCATAAATGATAAACACCGGCAACCATCATTACAACTGCTAAAAGGATACTTACGATCACCCAAAATATGACTCTCATTTTACTTGACTTTTATTTTACTTTGCAAAGATATAAAAAAAAGAATGAACGTTCATTTTTTAATTTAAATTTAAAATAGAAAGTGAATTTTTAGATTGGAAAATGGTCACATAGAAAATTCTCCTTCCCTATTCTACAGGTTGAAAGTTACATTATAAATATTTGTTGGAATTCAAAAGGGGAATATTTTAATAATGAAAATTATCCTAAGAGACCATTTTAAATAAAATATTAATTCTAAAATAAAGATAAAGAAAGTGAGAAACGTTTGAAAAAAATTCTAATTATCCTAATTTCTATATTTAAAAACGCTACGTCTGGCGCGGACATAAACCCTCTTCATTTTAGCTTTTCTGGAAAGTAAATCCGAAATGCTAATTACGGTTAACAAAGAAATAAATGCCAAGGCTCCAAGAGCGCCGCCAAAACCTTCGAAGAAAAGACTTTTGTTACAGTAAATTGTACTGAATAAAGTTCCGGCAACTGCCAAACGGAAATAACTTCCATATGACTTGGAGGAAACCATTCCAATAAAGGATGTTCCCATAAATACAAGAGGAATATTTTTAGTAAGATAAGAATTGAAAAGGTGCGGAAAACAGTAGAAAAACAAACCTACAGAAACCGAAAGTAAAGCTGAAGACCGAATCGGACCCAGTTTATAATGTTCGCTCACATAGAAAGTAAGCGTCGCACCAAGAATTCCTGAGACCGTAGTCATCATTAAATCATTCATAAAAACCAATTAATTAAAGAGATAATAACCATACTGCAAAATGCAATACTTCCGAATTTTCCGCCAATACCGACAAATAGATTTTTTGCCAACATGAAAAAGAGACCGGCTAAAATTCCCGCAGCAATTACAAAACCAATCGATGGTGCAATTTTTACACTCGACATTCCGATGAAAGCACCACAATAAATAGCGGCTGGTAACTTGTTAAAATAATCTGATTTTTTATCGATGGAAGGTAAAAAAGAGGCAACAGCGCCCGTAATTCCGACTGATAAAACACTTCCTAAATCGGTAGAAGTATTCAATAAATAGCAAGTCACTGCTCCGATTGGCACCCAAATTACAACAGACATATTTTCGTAAACATATTCTTCGTGATGTAAATCCAAATATTTATAGCCAAATATCAGCGTTAAGGTCACGAGCACTATTGAAATGATGGTAACAAAATTGTTGGATTCGTATTGCTCTTTAATAATCATTAATAAAAATATAACCTGAACAAATAGAACAGTTGATATCATCAAAAACCGAGCAGCTTTGTGTTTCTTCATGAAGTAAAATTCTTTCCTGGAAGTGTGGATTTAGGGATAGTAGTTGGGTGTTTTTTCAGCGTGCAAAAATAGTGAAAACCCGTAGAATCGAATTGCAGCACCGATTTTAAATAAAAATGATCGTCATAGACAGAGAAATAAATCTGGTGTAATTATTTTCATTAAAAAGTTTTAAAAACAAAACCCCAGCTTGACCAGGGTTTTGAAAACTATTTGTCTATTTCAATTCCAAATATTAATTACCTCTATACGTGGAATATCCGTAAGCAGATAACGTAATCGGAACGTGGAAATGACTTTCTCCTTTGATTTCAAATACAACCTCTATGAAAGGGTAAAAAGAATTTTGGTTTAACTTTTTAAAATAAGGTTCCACAAAATAGGTCAACTTATAAATACCTTGATTATCGACGCCTTTTGTTACCTTTAAAAAATCGGTAATACGACCGTTTTGGTCTGTGATTTTTTCATCAACAGCGATCCACTTTCCTGCTTTATCCTGTTTTGATAAACTAATTTTTACCCCTGGAGCCGGTTCACCTTTCGTAATATCTAAGATGTGACTGGATAATTGGAACTTTGCTTCTTGTCCAAAGCTGAAACTTGCAAAGGCAAGCATGAGTACGATTAAAAAATTTCTTGATTTCATTTTTATTTATTTATTGGTTTTAAATCCTAAGTTTTCTATTGCCTTCATCGCGATATTATTATCATTTTCTCCGCTTCCACCGCCGGAAACACCCAAACTTCCTATGAGTTCGCCATCTTTCCAAACTGGTGCGCCACCTCCTAATAAAAGTAATTCCGGAAGCGTGTTTAAGTTTTTAGCACTTTCGCTATTGGCTGCATTTTTCATCAAGTCTAAACTTGGAGTCTTTGTTGATAATGACGTGTACGCTTTTCGTCTGGACGCTTCTGTATTGTGCGGTCCAACGTTATCAGCTTTTAATAATAACAAGGTAACGCCGGAGGAATTGAGTACAGCAACCGATACTTTTTTATCTAATTTTTGAGCTTCAATTCCGGCCTGTTCTGCTAACTTCAATGCGCCTGCCTGATTCAGACTGTTTTCTTTTTGCACATATTGAGCTGATGCCATGCAAGACATGAACAATAGAGCGGTTGTGATGATTATATTTTTTCCTGTTTTCATAATTGTGAAAATTTAATTTTAGAGTACAGTAGTTTACTGCATCTTAATTCTGAGTTGCTTTATAAATTGTTAAAGATTATTGAATGCTAAAGGTTTGCTATTTATTTCGCAGAAGTCTTTTTTTCACTTTACTTAAGAATTCGTGGGAGATTCCTAAATAGGCGGCGATTTGATGCTGGGCAATTCTTTGATTAAGGGTCGGATATCTTTCTGTAAAATCTAAATATCTTCGCTCTGCAGTTTTGTGAAGCATACTGATCATTCTTAAATGCATCGATGATAAAGACTTTTGATTCATGATCCGGAAGAGCTTTTCCACTTTCGGAATATCGATATACAACTGCTCTTTTTTCGCGCGGTCAATCGTTAAAATAACAGAATCTTCTAATGCCTGAATATTTAATCTTGAGACTTTGCCAGACACAAAACTACCGATATCTAAAACCCACCAATCTTCGATGGCAAAATAGAGAATATGTTCTTTGAGATTTTCGTCCTGATAGAAAACTTTAAAACAACCTTCCAGCACATAGCTTTCAAATTCGCACACTTCGCCTTCCTTTAGAATAATCCTGTTCTTTTCTACGGTTTCAATTTGATAACAAGAGATGAACCTGGCTAATTCATCCTGTGATAAATCAACGTATTTTAGGATATTCTT is a window from the Kaistella flava (ex Peng et al. 2021) genome containing:
- the uraH gene encoding hydroxyisourate hydrolase, producing MKSRNFLIVLMLAFASFSFGQEAKFQLSSHILDITKGEPAPGVKISLSKQDKAGKWIAVDEKITDQNGRITDFLKVTKGVDNQGIYKLTYFVEPYFKKLNQNSFYPFIEVVFEIKGESHFHVPITLSAYGYSTYRGN
- a CDS encoding Crp/Fnr family transcriptional regulator produces the protein MGAYPSFEKNILKYVDLSQDELARFISCYQIETVEKNRIILKEGEVCEFESYVLEGCFKVFYQDENLKEHILYFAIEDWWVLDIGSFVSGKVSRLNIQALEDSVILTIDRAKKEQLYIDIPKVEKLFRIMNQKSLSSMHLRMISMLHKTAERRYLDFTERYPTLNQRIAQHQIAAYLGISHEFLSKVKKRLLRNK
- a CDS encoding NADP-dependent oxidoreductase; this translates as MNKTITLNSRPVGKPQLSDFKFVEEEMPVLKEGEVILKTKFVSVDPYLRGRMSDAKSYVPPFELQKVISSGVVAEVTESQNEKFKVGDFVSGMLNWKEFQTSTGENLLKIDDQIAPLSNYLGVLGMTGLTAYFGLTEIGKPQKGETLVVSGAAGAVGSIVGQIGKILGCRVIGIAGTDEKVEMLKSKFGFDEAINYKTTSDMTTAIAEVCPDGVDVYFDNVGGTISDSVHANINRLGRIIVCGAISAYNDTSVPQGPRVEHFLIRKSALMQGFIVGNYAEKFPEGMKHLSQWLSEGKLTYSETIVEGFENIPQAFIDLFEGKNKGKMIVKI
- a CDS encoding GlcG/HbpS family heme-binding protein, with translation MSCMASAQYVQKENSLNQAGALKLAEQAGIEAQKLDKKVSVAVLNSSGVTLLLLKADNVGPHNTEASRRKAYTSLSTKTPSLDLMKNAANSESAKNLNTLPELLLLGGGAPVWKDGELIGSLGVSGGGSGENDNNIAMKAIENLGFKTNK
- a CDS encoding TetR/AcrR family transcriptional regulator translates to MAKKEKISDKKSALLNATLTLVNNHGFHNAPMSKIAKLAGVSPATIYLYFEHKQDLINTLYLEVKESFSACAFEGYHEEMSVKTGFELIWFNIANYKLNQIKEANFLSQCDNSPMIDEAIRIEGLKNLQPLLDLWERGKKEGIIKPISDYILYSFTVYPLSFLLEMQEREIFTLDEKVKNETFQLAWDAIRV